In Nocardioides cavernae, a single genomic region encodes these proteins:
- a CDS encoding GNAT family N-acetyltransferase, which translates to MTTDALLAAYDEQLRTDAEMARAHEVVREGPLLWGVFDHGGFVSYRDLGGLEGAALDALIERTVAHYRDDTGVAAFEWKSRGHDRPADLGERLLAHGFVAEPRETVMIGEATLLDVDVPLAETPEGPVVVRRLEPGPSVVDDLTRMLDAQESVFGTGRGPSVESSLAELESGDSEFWVAEVGDRVVCGGRLTPVPGTEFAGIWGGSTLPDYRGRGIYRALVAARARSATARGIRFINSDCTDMSRPILERSGLQAVTTTTPYVWSR; encoded by the coding sequence ATGACGACCGACGCCCTCCTGGCGGCCTACGACGAGCAGCTCCGCACCGACGCCGAGATGGCCCGGGCCCACGAGGTCGTGCGCGAGGGGCCGCTCCTGTGGGGCGTCTTCGACCACGGCGGGTTCGTGTCCTACCGCGACCTCGGCGGCCTCGAGGGTGCGGCGCTCGACGCGCTCATCGAGCGGACGGTCGCCCACTACCGCGACGACACCGGCGTCGCGGCGTTCGAGTGGAAGTCGCGCGGGCACGACCGGCCCGCCGACCTCGGCGAGCGGCTCCTCGCCCACGGGTTCGTCGCCGAGCCCCGGGAGACCGTGATGATCGGCGAGGCCACGCTGCTCGACGTCGACGTACCCCTTGCCGAGACGCCCGAGGGCCCCGTCGTCGTACGACGACTCGAGCCGGGTCCCTCGGTCGTCGACGACCTCACCCGGATGCTCGACGCGCAGGAGTCGGTCTTCGGCACGGGTCGCGGGCCGTCGGTGGAGTCGTCGCTGGCCGAGCTCGAGTCCGGCGACTCGGAGTTCTGGGTCGCCGAGGTCGGCGACCGCGTGGTCTGCGGCGGCCGGCTCACCCCGGTCCCGGGCACCGAGTTCGCCGGCATCTGGGGCGGCTCGACGCTGCCCGACTACCGCGGCCGCGGGATCTACCGCGCGCTCGTCGCCGCGCGCGCCCGGTCGGCGACGGCCCGCGGCATCCGGTTCATCAACTCCGACTGCACCGACATGTCCCGCCCGATCCTCGAGCGCTCCGGGCTGCAGGCCGTGACCACCACGACCCCGTACGTCTGGTCCCGCTGA
- a CDS encoding Dabb family protein, whose product MIRHTVAFRLHHDSGSTEEADFLAAARALADIPGVTAFEQLRQTSPKNDFAFGFSMEFADQVAYDGYNEHPVHSAFVAERWVPEVADFLEIDYAPL is encoded by the coding sequence ATGATCCGCCACACCGTCGCGTTCCGGCTCCACCACGACTCCGGCTCCACCGAGGAGGCCGACTTCCTCGCCGCCGCCCGGGCGCTGGCCGACATCCCGGGCGTCACGGCGTTCGAGCAGCTGCGCCAGACGAGCCCGAAGAACGACTTCGCCTTCGGCTTCTCGATGGAGTTCGCGGACCAGGTGGCGTACGACGGCTACAACGAGCACCCGGTGCACTCCGCCTTCGTCGCGGAGCGCTGGGTGCCGGAGGTCGCGGACTTCCTGGAGATCGACTACGCGCCGCTCTGA